AAAACAAAAACCCTGTAGAGAATGGGTTTTGGGTGGAAAAGTGATGAAGTCGGGATAAATTGGATGAAACAAAATTATAACGCAAAGTATGTCGATATGATAACAGAACCTGGACCAATAAAAATATTGAGCGATAATTCTGACAAATGTCTGGTAGATTCAATAAAATCAAGGCTTGTAGTGTCGGTTGAAAAACATGGCTCAAAAGTAGTCGCTGTAGTTGGGCACTATGATTGTGCTGGAAACCCATCGGATAAGCAAACTCAGATTAACCAGATAAAAAATAGCATAAATTTAATAAAAACCTGGTTTAACGATGTAGAAATTATTGGTCTTTGGGTAAACGAAAACTGGCAAGTTGAATTGTTAAATTAGCAAAATATGGTTTTTTTAAAATAAAATTAGCTACATCGCATAAGCTTGAGTCTTTCGAGTGCAATTGCTCCAAGATGGGCTATTGCATCTATTGCAACTGTCTGGTCTATTGTTACGGGTTTGTTTAATTGTTTTAAATTTATAGCAATTACACCAAAAATACCATTTGTTGTAATCATTGGTATATAAAGTGCAGTGGCATTTGAAATCGTATCTGTTCCAAAACCAGCATTTTTTTTGTTTATAAATGACCAGTTAGCTATACCTAAAGTTTCTGAGTTAATTTCAAAATCTTTAGTTTTTGCTCCAACCTTTAATTTATTGTTTTCATCAGCAATAAATATAGCGGCTTCAACATTAAATAATTTTTTTATGTGATTTATTAAAATGGATAAAACCTGTTCTTTTGTGCTTGCCATAACAAGATTATTGCTTAACTCATATAAACTCAATTCTCTAAGCTGGCTTTCTTTTAAAAGATTCACCTTAGTTTTAAGCTTGGTTGCAAGTATAGAAATAAAAACTATTACAACAACATAAACCAAAAACGAAATCAAATAATTAAAATTTGAAATGTAAAATGTATATTGTGGCGGTATGAAAAAAAAATCAAATACTAAAACACTAATAACTATTGAAACAATCACGGCAGGTATTTCGAAAATTAAAGCATTTAACACCAAAGCAGCTAAAAATATAGACATCAAACTTGAGTGATTTAAGTGATTTTTTAAAATCAAACTTAGCAGTGTAACAGCACCTATGTTTATAGTAGAATATAAATAGTCTTTTATGTTTTTAATGTTATACTTTTTCTTTTTTAAAAATTCTTGAGGTTTTTTATCTTTTGGAGCAATCAAATATACATCAATAAATTCAGTTTGCATAATCAATTTTTCTGGTATAGTTGGTGAAAACATACTAAATTTGCGTGGTTTTCCTATAACAATTTTTGTAACATTTTGAGATTTGGCATAATTTACTATTTCTGTTGTTATGTCATCTCCTTTAATCCAAACAATCTGACCACCCAAACTTCTTACTAAATCAAAAGCCTTATTTAACCATGCCTTTTCTTGATCTGTAAAGTTTTGATTTTTTTGCGTTTCTACGTGAACTGCTATCCATTGAGCATCTATTTCTGTTGCAAATCTATATGTCGCCCTAACAAGCTGCTCTGCATAAGGGCTTGCAAATACACCTACAAGCACTTTTTCCTTTATAGCCCATGGTCCTGCTATAGCATGTTGTTTCATATATGAGCGCATTTTCCCGTCAACACTGTCTGCCACAATCCTTAAAGCAATTTGCCTTAATGCAAGCAAGTTGCCTGATCTAAAATATTTTCCAATAGCTGCTTGAGCCATATCCCTTACATAAACTTTGCCTTCGTGAAGCCTTTTTAATAGTTCTTCCGGTGTTAAATCCACAAGCTTTATCTCGCTAGCTTGCTCTATAAATTTATCTGGCACAGTTTCTTTGATGGCTATATTTGTTATTTGATAAACCAAATCATTTAGACTTTCTATATGTTGAACATTTAGAGCAGTATATACATCTATACCGGCATTTAGAATTTCTTCTACATCCTGATAGCGTTTTACATTTTTAAAATCAGGTGGGTTTGTATGCGCAAGCTCATCAATTATTACTAATTGTGGCTTGCGCTGTATAATTTTTTCAAAATTGACTTCTTTTAGTTTAAGACCTTTGTAATCAACAATTAAAGGCTCTATAACCTCAAGACCTTCAAGAAGCTTTTCAGTTTCAACCCTTCCATGCGTTTCTGCATATCCTACTACAACATCTATACCTTCTTTTTTTCTTAAATGAGCATCTGAAAGCATTGTGTATGTTTTACCAACGCCTGGCGCATACCCTAAATATATAGTAAGCTTTCCTTTTTTTTGCTCAGATGCTTCCTGTTGCTTTGCAACTTCTAATAATTCTTCTGGAGATGGTCTTTTTATATCATTTTCCTGCATAGTCTTTTTCCATTTTTATTAATGCTAAATTCAGTTCTAAAACATTAACCCTATCATGACCCAAAAAACCCAATTGCCTTTTTTTGATATGTTTTGAAACTAATGATTTTAAAACATTCTGCGGTATGTGAGTATACATAGATATTCTAGGAATTTGAGAATAAGCAGCCTGAGGTGTAATATCGGGGTCCAACCCACTCCCAGAGCCCAGTACCAAACATGATGGCACCTGCCCTTTAAAATCATTTTTTCTTAAATAAGCTATTCTTTTTTCAACACGTTTAACAAGTATCTGGTTTGTTGGACCCAGATTTGATCCACCACTACTCAAAGCATTGTATGGAAAATCATCAGTTGAAGATGGTCTTGACCAGAAAAAACCTGGGTTTTGAAATGGTTGACCTATAAGTTTTGAGCCTACAGGTTTATTTTCAATATATATAAGGCTTCCGTTAGCCTGGCTTTTAAATACAAGCTGACCAATGCCTGTAACGATTAAAGGATATACAACACCGGTTATTATAAATAAAAATGCAAAGACTATAAGGCCACTTTTTAAATTTTTCATATCATACACCTCAATGTATTATGCTTAGAATTACATAAATCAATTTTATAGCTAAAAACGGTAATACTAAGCCACCACCCCCATATATAAGCAGATTATATATCAGTAGTTTTTCTGCTGGCATAGGTTTATACCAAACACCTTTTAATGCAAGTGGTGTAAGTAAAGGAATTATAATGGCATTAAATATAACAGCAGACAAAATTGCCAAATATGGATTAGCCAAATGCAAAATATTCAACACATTAAGCTGTGGGTATATTGCAACTACAGCAGCTGGTATAAT
This DNA window, taken from Desulfurella sp., encodes the following:
- a CDS encoding DUF4118 domain-containing protein; translation: MQENDIKRPSPEELLEVAKQQEASEQKKGKLTIYLGYAPGVGKTYTMLSDAHLRKKEGIDVVVGYAETHGRVETEKLLEGLEVIEPLIVDYKGLKLKEVNFEKIIQRKPQLVIIDELAHTNPPDFKNVKRYQDVEEILNAGIDVYTALNVQHIESLNDLVYQITNIAIKETVPDKFIEQASEIKLVDLTPEELLKRLHEGKVYVRDMAQAAIGKYFRSGNLLALRQIALRIVADSVDGKMRSYMKQHAIAGPWAIKEKVLVGVFASPYAEQLVRATYRFATEIDAQWIAVHVETQKNQNFTDQEKAWLNKAFDLVRSLGGQIVWIKGDDITTEIVNYAKSQNVTKIVIGKPRKFSMFSPTIPEKLIMQTEFIDVYLIAPKDKKPQEFLKKKKYNIKNIKDYLYSTINIGAVTLLSLILKNHLNHSSLMSIFLAALVLNALIFEIPAVIVSIVISVLVFDFFFIPPQYTFYISNFNYLISFLVYVVVIVFISILATKLKTKVNLLKESQLRELSLYELSNNLVMASTKEQVLSILINHIKKLFNVEAAIFIADENNKLKVGAKTKDFEINSETLGIANWSFINKKNAGFGTDTISNATALYIPMITTNGIFGVIAINLKQLNKPVTIDQTVAIDAIAHLGAIALERLKLMRCS
- the kdpC gene encoding potassium-transporting ATPase subunit KdpC — translated: MKNLKSGLIVFAFLFIITGVVYPLIVTGIGQLVFKSQANGSLIYIENKPVGSKLIGQPFQNPGFFWSRPSSTDDFPYNALSSGGSNLGPTNQILVKRVEKRIAYLRKNDFKGQVPSCLVLGSGSGLDPDITPQAAYSQIPRISMYTHIPQNVLKSLVSKHIKKRQLGFLGHDRVNVLELNLALIKMEKDYAGK
- a CDS encoding carbonic anhydrase; protein product: MKQNYNAKYVDMITEPGPIKILSDNSDKCLVDSIKSRLVVSVEKHGSKVVAVVGHYDCAGNPSDKQTQINQIKNSINLIKTWFNDVEIIGLWVNENWQVELLN